In Amycolatopsis methanolica 239, a single genomic region encodes these proteins:
- a CDS encoding aldo/keto reductase, producing MTAIPTVELNNGVHMPQVGYGVFQVPADETTQAVTAALEAGYRSIDTATAYANEAAVGKALAQSGIAREELFVTTKLWNSDQGYDETLRAFDKSMADLGLEYLDLYLIHWPVPEADRYAASWRAFERLYSDSRIRAIGVSNFQPDHLERLAQESQIVPAVNQIELHPYLQQAELREYHAQHGIVTEAWSPLAKGGDLLGEQTVTALADKHGRTPAQIVLRWHLQLGNVVIPKSVTPSRIKENLDVFGFELDESDLAELAKLEKGLRTGPDPDTFNVR from the coding sequence ATGACCGCCATTCCCACGGTCGAACTGAACAACGGCGTGCACATGCCGCAGGTGGGCTACGGGGTCTTCCAGGTCCCCGCCGACGAGACCACCCAGGCGGTCACCGCGGCCCTGGAGGCCGGATACCGCAGCATCGACACCGCGACCGCCTACGCCAACGAGGCCGCGGTGGGCAAGGCGCTGGCCCAGTCCGGCATCGCGCGCGAGGAGCTGTTCGTCACCACCAAGCTGTGGAACTCCGACCAGGGCTACGACGAGACGCTGCGGGCGTTCGACAAGAGCATGGCCGATCTGGGCCTGGAGTACCTGGACCTGTACCTGATCCACTGGCCGGTCCCGGAGGCCGACCGCTACGCCGCCAGCTGGCGCGCGTTCGAGCGCCTCTACTCCGACAGCCGCATCCGCGCGATCGGCGTGTCCAACTTCCAGCCGGACCACCTGGAACGGCTGGCGCAGGAGAGCCAGATCGTGCCCGCGGTCAACCAGATCGAGCTGCACCCCTACCTGCAGCAGGCCGAGCTGCGGGAGTACCACGCCCAGCACGGCATCGTGACCGAGGCGTGGAGCCCGCTGGCCAAGGGCGGCGACCTGCTCGGCGAGCAGACCGTCACCGCGCTCGCGGACAAGCACGGCCGCACCCCGGCGCAGATCGTGCTGCGCTGGCACCTGCAGCTGGGCAACGTCGTGATCCCGAAGTCGGTCACGCCGTCCCGGATCAAGGAGAACCTCGACGTGTTCGGCTTCGAGCTCGACGAAAGCGACCTCGCCGAGCTGGCGAAGCTGGAGAAGGGCCTGCGGACCGGGCCCGACCCGGACACCTTCAACGTCCGCTGA